GCCAGGAAAGAAGGCTTTATTCAGGTGACATTAGCCAAGGAGACAGGAGataagtctcaaatccatctctccAACAAACTCCAGTTGGGTGTTTATATAGTGGGGAGCAAATGTAGCTGCGTGTGGAAAAACAGGAATTAGAAGGGGGTAAAGAAAAggagtttcagttccttgatgATATCTAGGAGGCCTGAAGGTCAGTTTCCTGgagaaggaactcagataaggcAAATTTAAGTTTCAAGCTTTAGGACCAGGAAGGtcaatttctgtgtttattcaaaaaaaaaaaaaaaaaatctatgggaAAATTTGGCCAGTTTGAGGGGGGCAGGacagcgggggggggggggggggggggggggggtgaggaGGAGGACAGGCATCAGCTGAGCGGATGGATGGGGTTGGTGGGTAACCCAGACAGTATTACAGTATTCGGGAGGGGATGGGTGGCTGGGAGTGAATGCGAGTTGCTGGTGAATCTGGAGTACACGGGGCTTTGAAAAGTCACTGGGGTACCCTGGGCAGTTGGATGGGGCTCTGATGAGGGGATGAGGCTGGAAAAATGGGTGGAGGAAAAATTGCTGCCAATGCCTCCTCGCATTCGTTCTTGAGTAGATGCTATGCAGGGTATTCATAGCCTCTCTGGCTATTGTTTTCGGAATCCGGAAAGGGAGCTGGAATTAGAGAGGAACGGAGGGTCGCGTGGTTgcagtgccctctggtggccatgAAGGAGTTGACAATTGGTGTCTGCATATTTTCCTTAAGTATTTTTTCATTGTCTATTCTTCCCCgctcccaccccaaccccaacaTACAGACTCCCTGAGGACAGAGATTTTTATCCGTTTACTCGTTGTATGTCCATtgtctagaatagtgcctggcacatagtaaatgctcagttaaatattgaatgagtgaatgacacAATTCAAACTGCTccaccattttatatatattttttatttactttttttgtttgagacagggcctctgtcacccagtctggagtgcagtggtgcaatcacagctcactgcagcctcaactgcccaggcttaagcgatcctctcacctcagcctcctgagtagctgggactacaggtgtgcaccaccatagctggataattttttaaaaatagaaatggagtctcacccaggctggtcttgaactcctgagctcaagtgatcctcctgcctcagcctcccaaagtgctgggattacaggtgtgagccactgtgcctggcctccaccaCTTTATTGATAAGTGACCCTAAGCAGCTCTCTTAACTTTataaagcctcagtttcctcttgggTAAGTGGAGAGGCTAACGCCCACCCCCATGAGCATTAACTGAGGGAAGGGGACCTGCACACCTTGGATGAAGGTGCTCCCTACTAGTTCCCATTTCATGCAGTAGCCAGCATTGCTGGCACATCATGTACTCAAAACAGCACATCATTTTCAGTTAGCATTAAACTAACTGCTAGGATGGGTACATTTGCCACTGGGTGTGGGGCATCCTGGGGAAAATGATCCCTGTTTGGTCCTAGGCTGACCAGGCAAAGAGGAAGTAAAACCAGATGGACAAGGGACGGGGAGGTGATGCATGAGAGTCCTTGCGTGCCATACACGCCCCATTTCCCCACTCCCTCAGTCACACCCAACTCTTCCAACTGCCTTGAGCCATCGGACTCCCCTTGCCTTCTGAGGCTCTGAAGATGCTATATCACTTCTCTCCAAACCCCACAGCCATGACCCATGCTCAAGTCCTCTTCCATAGCTcctcctggcctccctgcagcctctctAGCCCCCTCAAATGCATCCTTCTGCAACGGACTGGATTGAAGCTGCAAATAAGCTTATCTGATTTTCCAGTTTGATTTCCAGCTCACTCCTGGGACAGAGTCCAAATCCTCTGACCTACCATTTTGTGGTCTGGACCCAACCCAACTCCTAGTCACCTCCTGATCACAGCCTCAAATCTTACAGTAGACAATCTGAGCCGTTTCCTACCTCTGGGCCTCTGCCCATGCGTCTCCCCTGCCTGGAAATCCATTTCCCTGCAAGGAGGGCGTGGGTTGCCCTTGAGTGCCCAAGATCCATTCCTTCTTCCCCCAGTAATGGAGTGCCCTCCCCAGCTCTCAGATCTGGAGGTTCCTGGAAGGCTAATCCATTTCTGGGTTCAAGGGGAGCTTAAGACTCAGCCAGGCAggttccttttgcttttttaatggaATGCTGTGGTTGCAACGAGCATTTTCCAGTTGGTCACAGCTCACGCCCactttgtcttattccagttctagccatttattttttccaaatgggTCCTGGAGACACTGAGTTTGCAGCTCCTGGGACCCACTCCAAACTTCTGCTCTATCAGGCCCCAATGCCTGCCTGGATCCCACGTTTTCCCTTCCGGTTCCCAGATCACCCCTGGGCTCAACTTTCCTCCCTTGATGCCCAGTGGTGCCCCGGTCCCATggggcttcagtttccccagttcAGGCATGAGAAGCTGGGGTTGACCTGAGCGTGTCCATGTTTCCCCAGAGGAAGGACGGGAGCAGGGATTAGAGGGAACGGGGCAGCTGCAGGTGGCACCTCTGGGCTGTGTCCTGTTGTAGCAGGATGAGCTGCGGACAAAACTTCTCAGGTAccagattaaagaaggaagaggtttacTCGGCTGGGAACATTGGCAGACTTGCGTCTTAATAACCGAgctccctgaaaaagaaatacttggcctttttaaaggtttacaactctaaggggtccacgtgaaaaGGTCATGTTATTTTGAGCAAGTGTGGGGaatgtgactgggggctacacccatcagctaacagaacagaaagttttgcaatgcttttccttttttttttttttttttttgagacggagtctcgctctgtcacccaggctgcagtgcagtggctggatctcagctcactgtgcaagctccgcctcctgggttcacgccattctcctgtctcagcctcccgagtagctgggactacaggcacctgccacctcgcccggctagatttttgtattttttttgtattttttagtagagacggggtttcactgggttagccaggatggtctcgatctcctgacctcgtgatctcggcctcccaaagtgctgggattacaggcgtgagccaccgcgcccagccgcaaTGCTTtttcatacaatgtctggaatttacagataacacaagtagtttaagTCAGGAgttgatattattattgttacttttttttaactaCCAGGGCCAGGTGGTGGTGCCAGGGTCTTccggctatttatcttacttctgtatttttttttctaacattttgctttctctctttcctcctgtcttgtaAACTAGGCAAggttgggggaggagggcagcaggaggagtagtggtctccttccttactGTGGGACTGGCCCCTTTTGTTTAGGGTGTCACCAAAGGCAGCGTCTAGGTCCGCGCAGCGTCTCTGCCCAGCAAACCTCCGTCTGCTGTGCATTCAGAGCCGGGTCATGCTGGTGTTTGGTTCAGGTTGGGTGCATGAAGGGTGCAGGATGGTCTGTCTGGGGCTTTTgcctgcctttcttcctttctttccaaacttcctttccctccctccctccctctctctctctatctttcgtttttggagacagagtgttgctctatcacccaggctggagtgcagtggcatcattagctcactgcaacctccacctcctgggttcaagcgattctcctgcctcagcttcctaagtagctgggattacaggcacatgccaccacacccagctaatttttctatttttggtagagatggggtttcaccatgttggccaggctggtctcaaactcctgacctcaagtgatctgcccacctcagcctcccaaagtgctgggattacaggtgtgagccatcgtgcctggttGTCCTAGGTAACTTCTGACATTTGCTGACTCCTCGCTATGTGCTCATATCACCACAGAACCCCATGTGGTTGATCCTTTATTAGACCCATTTTACAGGTTAGGAAACTGAGATGAGCAGAGGTGAAATCAGCCCTGCCGGGTCACAGGAGcagcaggtggcagagccagagttGGGCTCAAGCTAATGCCAAGTGTGCCCCATTGGCCACTGACCCTAAAGATGTGTGACCCAGGCCGGGAGTgctggcttatgcctataatcccagcactttgggaggccaaggcgggtggatcacgaggtcaggagatcgacaccttcctggctaacacgatgaaaccccgtctctaccgaaaatacaaaaaattagccggacatggtggtggacgcctgtagtcccagctactcgggaggctgaggcaggagaatggcgtgaacccgggaggtggagcttgcagtgggctgagatcgcgccactgcactccagcctgagcgacagagcgagactccgtctcaaaaaaaaaaagagatgtgtgATCTGGAGGGTCCTCAGGAGCCACGTTAATCCTCTTCCACTTTAGGACCAGTGGATTTTGGGCACTGGAGCCGCCTCTTTGGCAAACAGCTTGAGGGAGAAATCAAGGGCTGGGGCCGCCTGGGTCAGCATCCCCATGGAGATGACGTCTATGTGCGGCCCACAGAACTGAGGGAGGTTGTCCAGGGTGATGCCCCCACTGGCTTCCACCGCCACACTTGGGAACTGGGCCTTCAGCGCGGCAGCCGTGGGGTGCAGCTCCTGCGGGACACAAGCGGAGGGGAGGTGAGAGCCCACCACAGACCCCTCCCAGGAGGCAGAACCCACCTCACCTTCGGCTTGAAGTTGTCCAGCAGGACAAGGTCGGCACCCGCCTCAGCCGCCTGCACTGCCTCCTGCAGGCTGCTGCATTCCACCTCCACCTTCAGAGCGAAGTCGGCCGCCTGCCGGGCCGCCCGCACCGCCTGCTGGGCAGCGGGGAGGACGAGGGTGAGGACTGGGCCCAGCACCTGGCACTGGGGCGCAGGGAGCTGGGAGGGCAAGGGTGAGGATAGGGCCCAGCACTGAAGCTGGGGCCCAGGGAGCCAGGACTGGCATTTGAAAAGCTCCGGATGGACCATGAGCTTGGGGTTAATAAGGAAACCAGacgttgggtttttgttttgttttgtttttgagacagggtctcattctgtcgcccaggctggagtgcagtggtgcgatcatagctcacagcagcctccacctcctgggatcaagtaattctcccacctcagccttccgaatagctgggactacaggtgcgtccaccacacctagctaatttttgttatttttagtagagacgaggtttcaccatggtggccaggatggtctctaactcatgacctcgtgatccgcccgcctcagcctcccgaagtgccaggattacaggcgtgagccacggagtagctgggactacaggagcttGCCCAcaagcatggctaattttttcattttttgtagagacagaatcttgctatatgacccagtctggtctcaaactcctggcctcaagtaatccccccacctgggcctcccaaagtgctgggattacaggcatgagccactgagccaggaTGTTTCATTGTAGGCTAAAATGACCACTTTTGTGGGTCAAAAAGCGGATGAATATCAGCAATATTTGGCATTTGGACCTGAGTTCAATTTGACTcagaatattaaaattagaagGGGTCTTTAAGgacatttcacagatgggaaattAGGTGCAGAGGGCTAGAGAGAGGGGCTCAAGGCTGTGGTGCCAGTGACACTGGCTTCCCCCGGGTTGTCCTTTGTTCTTGAACATTACACCACGCAGCAGCAGAACAAAGATAAAGAATCAATTCCAaacccaggtgcggtggcttatgcctataatcccagcactttgggaggccaaggtgggaggatctcttgggtCCTgaagtttcagactagcctgggcaacacagtgagaccccatctcttaaaaaaaaaaaggcagctgggcgaggtggctcacacctgtaatcccagcactttggaggccaaggtgggtggatcacctgaggtcaggagtttgagacacgcctggccaacatggtgaaactctgtctctacaaaaaaatacaaaaattagccgggtgtggtggctggcgcctgtaatcccagctacttgggaggctgaggcaggagaattacttgaacctgggaggtggaggttgcagtgagccgagattgtgtcacttcactccagcctgggtgaaacagtgagactccatctcaaaaaagaaaagcaaaaattagccagtggggTGGAGCATTCCTGTATatccagctactggagagactgaggccccgtctccagaaaaagaaaagcaagcccAGCTCCCCATTTAGCTTAGCTGGATGAGCTCAACTGAGCCCAGCTCAGATGgaggagctgaggtgggaagagtcTTGTGTTGCTGACTCCAGGCCACGGCTGTTCACCAGGTCATGgctggaggctctggggaggggaggggaggggtgtgcTGAGGGTGAGGTTGGACCAGGGACAGGCAGGACCAGCACCTTCTCCACACCACCGGCGGCCACCACATGGTTGTCCTTCACCATCACCAGTCCTCCCAGGTCGTAGCGGTGTGAGGCGGCCCCGCCCACCAGGAGCCCGTACTTCTCCACCAGCCGGAAGCCTGGTGTGGTCTTCCTCGTGCCGGCCACGTGTCCAGTCCAGCCGGCCCCCCTGGCAGCCTCCACTGCAGCGGCGGCAGCACTGGCAATGCCACTGCAGCGGGCCAGGGTGTTGAGGGCCACCCGTTCCCCCAGCAgcaggcagtgggcagggcccCGGACCTCGGCCACTCTGGCCACCGGCACCAGCTTCGATCCCTCAGGGAGGAACCAGGAGACTTGGCAGTTGAGTTGGGTAAAGATGGCATCGAAAAAAGGCTGCCCTGCCAGTACCCCAGGGGATTTGGCCCACAGCACCGCCTGCGAGGGGCCTGCCCCACTGACCAAGGCTGCGTAGTTGAGCCCTGGGCAGTCCTCTCGGAGCCAGCTGTCCACCAGGGCTGCCAGGGTGACGGGCGGCAGCAGCAGTGCCAGGCCTGGGGGGAAACAGAGAACAGCTGTTGAGTTTGGCTGCCTCTCCTGCTGTCTGGGATCattgtcaaaatatttaacaaccagtGAAACTGGGCACTGGCCCATCAGCCTCAAGATCTAGGGGTTCCAGTGGAGGGGCTGCAGTGAGGAAAGGAGCTGTGGGGGGAAGGGGGGTTGTGGGGGCGAGGATTGGAGACTGCTGTGGGCTGGACGAGGTCACTGGGCACCTAGTCAAATTTAAacttctgggctgggcgcagttgctcactcctgtagtcccagcactttgggaggccgaggcgggcggatcacgaggtcaggagatcgagaccatcctggctaacatggtgaaaccccgtctctactaaaattacaaaaaaattagccaggcatggtggggggcgcctgtagtcccagctattcaggggactgaggtaggagaatggtgtggacctgggaggcggagcttgcagtgagcagagactgtgccactgcactccagccggggtgacagagccagactccatctcaaaaaaaaaaaaaaaaaattaaacttctggtcaagtgtggtggctcatgcctgtaattccaacactttgggaagccgaggcaggcagaccacttgaggtcaggagttcgagacccacctggccaacatagtctctactaaaaatacaaaaattagccaggcgtgggggcgggcacctgtaatcccatcatagTTTGTTTATCCAATACTCACGAGTTGCAGCAttcaaattcacttttaaaaaaaatcagtctggctaggcgtggtggctcacgcttgtaatc
The genomic region above belongs to Piliocolobus tephrosceles isolate RC106 chromosome 17, ASM277652v3, whole genome shotgun sequence and contains:
- the QPRT gene encoding nicotinate-nucleotide pyrophosphorylase [carboxylating] isoform X2, with amino-acid sequence MDAEGLALLLPPVTLAALVDSWLREDCPGLNYAALVSGAGPSQAVLWAKSPGVLAGQPFFDAIFTQLNCQVSWFLPEGSKLVPVARVAEVRGPAHCLLLGERVALNTLARCSGIASAAAAAVEAARGAGWTGHVAGTRKTTPGFRLVEKYGLLVGGAASHRYDLGGLVMVKDNHVVAAGGVEKAVRAARQAADFALKVEVECSSLQEAVQAAEAGADLVLLDNFKPKELHPTAAALKAQFPSVAVEASGGITLDNLPQFCGPHIDVISMGMLTQAAPALDFSLKLFAKEAAPVPKIHWS
- the QPRT gene encoding nicotinate-nucleotide pyrophosphorylase [carboxylating] isoform X1, which codes for MDAEGLALLLPPVTLAALVDSWLREDCPGLNYAALVSGAGPSQAVLWAKSPGVLAGQPFFDAIFTQLNCQVSWFLPEGSKLVPVARVAEVRGPAHCLLLGERVALNTLARCSGIASAAAAAVEAARGAGWTGHVAGTRKTTPGFRLVEKYGLLVGGAASHRYDLGGLVMVKDNHVVAAGGVEKQAVRAARQAADFALKVEVECSSLQEAVQAAEAGADLVLLDNFKPKELHPTAAALKAQFPSVAVEASGGITLDNLPQFCGPHIDVISMGMLTQAAPALDFSLKLFAKEAAPVPKIHWS
- the QPRT gene encoding nicotinate-nucleotide pyrophosphorylase [carboxylating] isoform X3 produces the protein MGPPLLHSPTPSLRPLGALVLSSQYTSPDGCKSPWTLKAVRAARQAADFALKVEVECSSLQEAVQAAEAGADLVLLDNFKPKELHPTAAALKAQFPSVAVEASGGITLDNLPQFCGPHIDVISMGMLTQAAPALDFSLKLFAKEAAPVPKIHWS